In Candidatus Hydrogenedentota bacterium, the sequence TTCGCGTCGTTGCCGCGAATCTCACCCCAGGCTGGAGTCTGCCGTGCCTACGGCACTCCGGAGAATGAGACGCGGCGAGTCATTGCGGCAGGGGGCTAACGTGTCCTCGTCACGCCATGGAAGAGACCGCGCCACAACAAGCTATGGTTGTCTTGCGCGGGTTTCTCAGGGCAAACAAAATCAAAAGAGAGGAGGGAATCGCTCCCCTCCTCTCTCGTGTAAATTGAGTTTCGGTGCCGGTTACATCTTCTGCATCATCTGCAGGAATTCGGAGTTGCTCTTGGTCTTCTTGAGTTTGTCGACCAGGAGTTCCGTGGCTTCGGTGACGCTGAGCGGGCTGAGCACTTTCAGCAAGAGCCAGATGCGCTGCAACTCGTCGTCGTTGACCAGCAGCTCTTCTTTGCGTGTGCGCGACTTGAGCACGTCGATGGCCGGGAACACGCGTTTCTCCATCAGGCGGCGGTCAAGGTGGATTTCCATATTGCCCGTGCCTTTGAATTCTTCGAAGATGACGTCGTCCATGCGGCTGCCGGTTTCGATGAGGGCCGTCGCAAGAATCGTCAAGCTGCCGCCTTCTTCGATGTTGCGCGCCGCGCCGAAGAAGCGCTTTGGACGTTGCAGTGCGTTTGCGTCGACACCACCCGACAAGACCTTGCCGCTGGCCGGCACGATGACGTTGTAGGCGCGGGCGAGGCGCGTAATCGAGTCGAGCAGAATGACCACGTCGCGCTTGTGCTCGACGAGACGGCGCGCCTTTTCGAGCACCATCTCGGCGACCTGCACGTGGCGCTCTGGCGGTTCGTCGAATGTCGATGCAATCACTTCGCCCTTCACCGAACGCGACATGTCGGTCACTTCTTCGGGGCGTTCGTCGATGAGCAGCACGATCACGTGCGCTTCGGGGTGGTTGATGGTGATGCTGTTCGCAATCTTC encodes:
- the rho gene encoding transcription termination factor Rho, yielding MSIADLKKMTMAELFEAARQLNVEGYSGMKKQDLIFRILQQGIEATGSLYGEGTLEILPDGFGFLRSGSYSYLPGPDDIYVSPSQIRKFGLRTGDTIQGHVRPPKEGERYFALLKVEAVNYESPEVARERVLFDNLTPLHPNERLRLETEPKETAMRIMDLISPIGKGQRGLIVAAPFTGKTVLLQKIANSITINHPEAHVIVLLIDERPEEVTDMSRSVKGEVIASTFDEPPERHVQVAEMVLEKARRLVEHKRDVVILLDSITRLARAYNVIVPASGKVLSGGVDANALQRPKRFFGAARNIEEGGSLTILATALIETGSRMDDVIFEEFKGTGNMEIHLDRRLMEKRVFPAIDVLKSRTRKEELLVNDDELQRIWLLLKVLSPLSVTEATELLVDKLKKTKSNSEFLQMMQKM